A single region of the Chitinophaga niabensis genome encodes:
- a CDS encoding ParA family protein, translating to MARIIAIANQKGGVGKTTSAINLASSLAVLEYKTLLVDADPQANSTTGLGFDLRNVQQSLYDCMVNDVQAKDVVLESDTPNLKVLPSHIDLVGAELELINHPNRERVMKSVIDSVQGDYDFVIVDCSPSLGLITVNALVASNSVIIPVQCEFFALEGLGKLLNTIKIVQSRLNTDLEIEGILMTMYDGRLRLSNQVVDEVKQHFEESVFNTIIHRNTKLGEAPSFGKSVIMYDAMSTGAINYLNLAKEILQKHNFTKIRTEDKILAINDDQSE from the coding sequence ATGGCAAGAATTATCGCAATCGCCAATCAGAAAGGGGGCGTGGGAAAAACCACCAGCGCTATTAACCTGGCCAGCAGCCTGGCAGTATTGGAGTACAAAACACTGCTCGTTGATGCAGATCCGCAAGCTAACAGCACCACCGGGCTGGGCTTTGACCTGCGCAATGTACAGCAGAGCCTGTACGACTGCATGGTGAATGATGTACAGGCAAAGGATGTGGTACTGGAATCAGATACCCCTAACCTGAAAGTGCTACCCTCTCATATTGACCTCGTAGGTGCTGAACTGGAACTCATCAATCACCCTAACCGGGAAAGAGTGATGAAGTCAGTAATTGATTCCGTTCAGGGCGATTATGATTTCGTGATCGTAGATTGTTCTCCCTCCCTGGGCCTGATCACCGTGAATGCCCTTGTAGCATCCAATTCCGTGATCATTCCCGTTCAGTGCGAGTTCTTTGCACTGGAAGGTTTGGGTAAATTGCTCAATACTATCAAGATCGTTCAAAGCAGGCTTAATACAGACCTGGAGATTGAAGGCATCCTCATGACCATGTACGATGGCCGTTTGCGCCTCAGCAACCAGGTAGTGGATGAAGTAAAACAACACTTCGAAGAAAGCGTGTTCAATACCATCATTCACCGGAACACCAAACTGGGAGAAGCACCCAGCTTCGGTAAGTCGGTGATCATGTACGACGCTATGAGTACAGGTGCCATCAATTACCTGAACCTGGCCAAAGAGATCCTGCAAAAGCATAACTTCACAAAGATCAGAACAGAAGATAAAATCTTAGCAATAAACGATGACCAATCCGAGTAA
- the dapB gene encoding 4-hydroxy-tetrahydrodipicolinate reductase: MKIALIGYGKMGQAIEAIALGRGHEIVHRIDINSSHLLEKEHLQQADVAIEFTTPETAYDNIIRCFDANVPVVCGTTGWLDKLPQVKSQCLEKHQAFLYASNFSIGVNIFFELNRRLAELMAPQSAYGVSMEEIHHTQKKDAPSGTAITLAEQILEKVPGKKGWVNEESTDPAQLAIISKRINPAPGTHTITYSSPIDDITITHTAHSREGFAAGAVTAAEWLKGKKGIFTMKDVLSL; encoded by the coding sequence ATGAAGATAGCATTAATAGGATACGGCAAAATGGGCCAGGCCATAGAAGCCATTGCCCTGGGCCGTGGACACGAGATCGTTCACAGGATAGACATTAACAGCAGCCACCTGCTGGAAAAAGAACACCTGCAACAGGCAGATGTAGCTATTGAATTCACCACGCCGGAAACTGCGTATGACAATATTATCCGTTGCTTTGATGCCAATGTGCCCGTTGTTTGTGGTACTACCGGCTGGCTGGACAAACTTCCCCAGGTAAAATCCCAGTGCCTTGAAAAACATCAGGCTTTCCTGTATGCCAGCAATTTCAGCATCGGAGTGAACATTTTCTTTGAACTCAACCGCCGCCTGGCTGAGCTGATGGCTCCCCAGAGCGCTTACGGCGTGAGCATGGAAGAGATCCACCATACACAGAAAAAAGATGCTCCCAGCGGTACCGCTATTACCCTGGCAGAACAGATCCTGGAAAAGGTGCCCGGCAAAAAAGGCTGGGTGAATGAGGAAAGTACTGACCCGGCCCAGCTGGCGATTATTTCCAAAAGGATCAACCCCGCTCCCGGCACTCATACGATCACTTACAGCTCTCCTATAGACGATATCACCATCACGCATACCGCACATTCCCGCGAAGGTTTTGCCGCCGGCGCTGTGACCGCAGCGGAATGGCTGAAGGGCAAGAAAGGTATCTTTACCATGAAGGATGTGCTAAGCCTCTAG
- a CDS encoding metallophosphoesterase, whose protein sequence is MRTGPSALSTLFIVLLFLAMDAYVFVAIRSIVATFSPKWKMVIFTLYWVVSAIILASVLFYSKIPWEKFMLARSYYITVAVGVFFAKALVIVFLLIDDGRRGVLWVIEKVRSAPAVALVEQGKEEATGISRSQFLMKTGLLLGGTMLGTLLYGLSNKYNYHVRKIRLTFKNLPAAFKGMTIVQISDVHSGSFNDKEAVMKGVELIKAQKPDLVVFTGDLVNDKSDEMDNYISVFNQIKAPMGVYSTLGNHDYGDYYPWPDYDEKRQSVLKAKNLERLKSIHGEMGWRLLMNENVILEKDGEKMALLGIENWSANPRFPRKGDMKAAYEGTADIPFKILLSHDPTHWDAQVRSDYKDIDLMLAGHTHGMQFGVEIPFFKWSPAQYIYKQWAGLYQDGKQSLYVNRGFGFLGYPGRVGIMPEITVIELV, encoded by the coding sequence ATGAGAACGGGACCTTCAGCCTTGTCTACCTTATTTATTGTACTCCTCTTTCTGGCGATGGACGCATACGTGTTTGTAGCGATCCGTTCTATAGTGGCTACATTTTCTCCGAAATGGAAAATGGTGATCTTCACCCTCTACTGGGTAGTTTCCGCCATTATCCTGGCCTCTGTTCTTTTTTATTCCAAAATTCCCTGGGAAAAGTTCATGCTGGCACGTTCCTATTACATTACGGTAGCGGTGGGTGTGTTCTTTGCCAAAGCTTTGGTGATCGTTTTCCTGCTGATCGATGATGGCCGCAGGGGCGTGCTTTGGGTGATAGAAAAAGTACGTTCTGCTCCTGCAGTGGCTTTGGTGGAACAAGGCAAGGAAGAAGCCACCGGTATTTCCCGCTCCCAGTTCCTGATGAAAACAGGCCTTTTGCTTGGGGGGACTATGCTGGGCACACTTTTGTACGGGCTTAGTAACAAGTATAATTATCATGTGCGCAAGATCCGACTCACTTTTAAAAACCTGCCGGCCGCTTTCAAAGGCATGACCATTGTGCAGATCTCTGACGTGCATTCAGGCAGTTTCAATGATAAAGAGGCAGTTATGAAAGGGGTGGAACTGATCAAAGCCCAGAAACCTGACCTGGTAGTGTTCACCGGAGACCTGGTGAATGATAAATCTGACGAAATGGACAATTACATCTCCGTTTTTAACCAGATCAAAGCTCCCATGGGTGTATATTCCACACTGGGTAATCACGATTACGGAGATTACTACCCCTGGCCGGATTATGACGAGAAACGCCAGAGTGTGCTGAAGGCGAAGAACTTAGAACGCCTTAAATCTATCCATGGAGAAATGGGCTGGCGCCTGCTGATGAATGAAAATGTGATCCTGGAAAAGGATGGGGAGAAAATGGCACTGCTGGGTATTGAGAACTGGAGCGCTAATCCGCGTTTTCCCCGTAAAGGTGATATGAAGGCAGCTTATGAAGGCACGGCAGACATTCCATTTAAGATCCTGCTTTCCCATGATCCCACCCACTGGGATGCACAGGTAAGGAGTGATTATAAAGATATAGACCTTATGCTGGCAGGGCATACCCATGGTATGCAGTTTGGTGTGGAGATCCCCTTCTTCAAATGGAGCCCGGCCCAATATATCTATAAACAATGGGCTGGTCTTTACCAGGATGGCAAACAAAGTCTGTACGTGAACCGCGGCTTTGGTTTCCTCGGCTATCCCGGCAGGGTAGGCATTATGCCGGAGATTACGGTGATTGAATTAGTATAG
- a CDS encoding phosphoadenylyl-sulfate reductase, with amino-acid sequence MKDLPGLLAQQKDIAAGIRILTAEFPGAVAFSTSFGQEDQVLADIIWKNNLPVRVFTLDTGRLFQETYDLMDLTRARYKQPFEIYFPETAAVEALVKEKGMNSFYDSVENRKECCYIRKVVPLNRALQGTKVWITGLRAEQSENRHDMPVLEWDEGRQLYKYNPLIHWTFEEMTAYLDKHNVPYNKLHDKGFISIGCAPCTRAIEPGEHPRAGRWWWEESKKECGLHTS; translated from the coding sequence ATGAAAGATTTACCCGGGCTTTTAGCCCAGCAGAAAGATATTGCAGCAGGAATACGCATTTTAACAGCCGAATTTCCCGGCGCTGTTGCCTTTTCCACGTCGTTTGGCCAGGAAGACCAGGTGTTGGCAGACATCATCTGGAAGAACAACCTGCCTGTACGGGTCTTTACATTAGATACCGGCAGGCTTTTCCAGGAAACATATGACCTGATGGACCTTACCCGGGCCCGCTATAAACAGCCTTTCGAGATCTATTTCCCGGAAACGGCTGCTGTAGAAGCTCTGGTGAAAGAAAAAGGCATGAACAGCTTTTACGACTCTGTTGAAAACCGCAAAGAATGCTGTTACATCCGCAAAGTGGTTCCTTTGAACCGTGCTTTGCAGGGAACAAAGGTTTGGATCACCGGCCTCCGCGCAGAACAAAGTGAAAACCGGCACGATATGCCGGTATTGGAATGGGACGAAGGCCGCCAGCTCTATAAATACAACCCCCTCATCCATTGGACGTTTGAAGAAATGACAGCCTACCTGGATAAACACAACGTGCCTTATAATAAACTGCACGACAAAGGTTTCATCAGTATCGGCTGCGCCCCTTGTACCCGCGCTATTGAACCAGGAGAACATCCGCGCGCCGGAAGGTGGTGGTGGGAAGAATCCAAGAAAGAATGCGGTTTACACACTAGTTGA
- a CDS encoding ParB/RepB/Spo0J family partition protein, with amino-acid sequence MTNPSKKEALGKGIRSLLQNIDTDLKQTTSALGDTVVAQATGIERIPLDQIEVNPKQPRRDFDEQALQELSQSIKLHDIIQPVTVSKVGKKYQLIAGERRFRASKMAGLKDIPAYVRQANDQELLELALLENLQRENLNAIEIALSYKRLMEEVSLTQEQVADRMGKERSTVTNYIRLLKLPPDIQVAVRNSKLSMGHARTLIGVENVEKQLFIFGEIMKNGLSVRQTEELVRKVNQNSDRGSVKKPAKSSLPPAYQKIQDNLASHFSTKVNLDRSKNGKGSINIEFYSDEELDSILEKLSLYGEK; translated from the coding sequence ATGACCAATCCGAGTAAGAAAGAAGCGTTGGGGAAAGGTATCCGCTCGCTGCTGCAAAATATAGATACGGACCTGAAGCAAACTACCAGTGCTTTGGGTGATACTGTTGTAGCCCAGGCTACCGGCATAGAGCGCATTCCTTTGGACCAGATTGAGGTGAATCCCAAACAACCAAGAAGGGATTTCGACGAGCAGGCTTTACAGGAGCTGAGTCAGTCTATCAAGTTACACGACATCATTCAGCCTGTTACCGTTTCCAAAGTTGGAAAGAAATACCAGCTGATAGCCGGTGAACGCCGCTTCCGTGCCAGTAAGATGGCCGGATTGAAGGATATCCCTGCTTATGTTCGTCAGGCTAACGACCAGGAACTCCTGGAACTGGCCCTGCTGGAAAACCTCCAACGCGAAAATCTGAATGCCATAGAAATAGCCCTCAGCTATAAAAGGCTCATGGAAGAGGTATCCCTCACCCAGGAGCAGGTGGCAGACCGGATGGGTAAAGAAAGAAGCACCGTTACCAACTACATACGCCTGCTGAAACTGCCGCCAGACATCCAGGTAGCAGTAAGGAACAGCAAATTAAGCATGGGCCATGCCCGTACGCTGATTGGTGTGGAGAACGTGGAAAAGCAGTTGTTCATCTTCGGTGAGATCATGAAAAATGGCCTTTCTGTACGCCAAACGGAAGAACTGGTGCGGAAAGTGAATCAAAATAGTGACAGGGGTAGTGTGAAGAAACCGGCTAAAAGCTCCCTCCCTCCTGCTTATCAGAAAATACAGGACAACCTGGCCTCCCATTTTTCCACCAAAGTGAACCTGGACAGAAGTAAGAACGGAAAAGGAAGTATCAATATCGAGTTTTACTCAGATGAAGAACTGGATAGCATCCTGGAAAAATTATCATTATACGGTGAAAAATAA
- a CDS encoding metal-dependent hydrolase, which translates to MKFTYYGHSSFAVEVKGKKILFDPFITPNDLASSIDVNRIEADYIFVSHGHADHVADLKGVAERTGAKVVGAFELTEWISKQGISNVHPMNTGGKWAFDFGTVKCVVAHHSSGLPDGSYGGNPLGFVFTTSEGNFYYSGDTALTFDMELIPRFAKLDFAILPIGDNFTMGAEDAIIAAEFIECSRIVGVHYDTFGYIKIDHKEATQQFEAAGLTLLLPAIGETINI; encoded by the coding sequence ATGAAGTTCACCTATTACGGCCATTCGAGTTTTGCAGTGGAGGTAAAGGGTAAAAAGATCCTTTTCGATCCTTTTATTACTCCCAACGATCTGGCCAGTTCAATAGATGTAAATCGTATTGAGGCGGATTACATATTTGTATCCCACGGGCATGCGGACCATGTGGCAGACCTGAAAGGAGTGGCAGAGCGAACGGGTGCAAAGGTGGTAGGCGCATTTGAGTTGACGGAATGGATCTCCAAACAGGGCATCTCCAATGTACACCCTATGAATACGGGTGGTAAATGGGCTTTTGACTTTGGCACTGTTAAATGTGTAGTTGCACATCATTCCAGCGGGTTGCCGGATGGCAGTTATGGAGGAAATCCCCTGGGCTTTGTTTTCACCACATCAGAAGGCAATTTTTATTATAGCGGGGATACGGCGCTGACGTTCGATATGGAACTTATTCCGCGTTTCGCCAAACTGGATTTTGCCATCCTGCCAATAGGAGATAACTTCACCATGGGGGCAGAAGATGCCATCATTGCAGCAGAGTTTATTGAATGCAGCCGGATCGTTGGCGTACATTACGACACGTTCGGATATATTAAAATAGATCATAAGGAAGCAACCCAGCAGTTTGAAGCAGCAGGATTAACTTTGCTGCTGCCGGCGATAGGGGAAACGATCAATATTTAG
- the cysD gene encoding sulfate adenylyltransferase subunit CysD: MSSIQWQFPRALEDEAIYILRETAAQFERPAILFSGGKDSITLVRLAQKAFYPGKIPFPLLHVDTGHNFPETIEFRDWLVESLGLELIVRNVQDSINQGKVKEETGKYASRNALQTVTLLDAIEELKFDACIGGARRDEEKARAKERIFSVRDEFGQWNSKIQRPELFDHLNGKINIGENVRVFPISNWTELDVWNYIREEGLAIPSIYFSHEREIIERDGMYWPYSDFLNTTEDEKPFPAKVRFRTVGDMTCTAAVMSEADKLEDIITEILAAKISERGARIDDKRSEAAMEKRKNAGYF; the protein is encoded by the coding sequence ATGAGTAGTATTCAATGGCAATTTCCGCGGGCACTGGAGGATGAAGCAATTTACATCCTGCGGGAAACCGCTGCGCAGTTTGAACGGCCTGCCATCCTCTTTTCAGGTGGAAAGGATTCTATCACACTTGTACGTTTAGCACAAAAAGCTTTTTACCCGGGCAAGATCCCCTTCCCTTTATTACATGTGGACACTGGTCACAACTTTCCCGAAACCATAGAGTTCCGCGACTGGCTGGTGGAATCACTCGGCCTTGAACTGATCGTACGTAATGTGCAGGACAGTATCAACCAGGGCAAAGTGAAGGAAGAAACCGGTAAATACGCCAGCAGGAATGCCTTGCAGACTGTTACCCTCCTGGATGCCATTGAAGAACTGAAGTTTGATGCCTGCATCGGCGGCGCCCGCAGAGATGAGGAAAAAGCACGCGCCAAGGAAAGGATCTTTTCTGTACGCGATGAATTTGGCCAATGGAACTCCAAGATCCAGCGCCCTGAATTGTTTGACCATCTCAACGGTAAGATCAACATAGGTGAGAACGTTCGGGTGTTCCCCATCTCTAACTGGACGGAACTGGACGTTTGGAATTATATCCGTGAAGAAGGCCTCGCCATCCCTTCCATCTACTTCTCTCACGAAAGAGAGATCATTGAAAGGGACGGCATGTACTGGCCTTATTCTGATTTCCTCAACACCACGGAAGATGAAAAGCCCTTCCCGGCTAAAGTACGCTTCCGCACAGTAGGGGATATGACCTGTACCGCAGCAGTGATGTCTGAAGCAGATAAGCTGGAAGACATCATCACAGAGATACTGGCCGCCAAGATCTCCGAAAGAGGCGCCCGTATTGATGATAAGCGCTCAGAAGCCGCCATGGAAAAACGCAAGAACGCAGGGTATTTTTAA
- a CDS encoding DUF5683 domain-containing protein: protein MLRILLCLFLFSAFSSHAQDTTMVHRLVMDSLKREKAAMRDTITVPPTVADTLLANYKALHSPRRAAFYSAVLPGLGQIYNRQYWKLPLVYAAIGISTGVFIFNMDKYTEFRNAYRVRVANTNNPDFVDPYPRYSGEDLKYLRDAYRQYVDYSVLVFVAAYALQIVDATVFAHLRQFDISDDLSLRVAPTIINNRALGIQLNISLSPRKAKTGLAFR from the coding sequence ATGTTGCGTATCTTGTTGTGCCTGTTCTTATTCTCTGCATTCTCAAGCCATGCGCAGGACACAACAATGGTACACCGGCTGGTGATGGACTCACTCAAACGTGAGAAAGCTGCGATGCGGGATACCATCACTGTGCCTCCTACTGTTGCAGATACCCTCCTCGCCAATTACAAAGCACTGCACAGCCCCCGTAGAGCTGCATTCTATTCAGCCGTACTTCCGGGACTGGGCCAGATATACAACCGTCAATACTGGAAATTACCCCTCGTGTATGCTGCCATCGGTATCAGCACCGGCGTGTTTATCTTCAATATGGACAAATACACGGAATTCCGGAATGCCTACCGCGTAAGGGTGGCCAATACAAACAACCCGGACTTCGTAGATCCTTATCCCCGGTATAGTGGTGAAGACCTCAAATACCTGCGGGACGCCTACCGGCAATATGTGGATTACTCCGTACTCGTCTTTGTGGCAGCATACGCGCTGCAAATTGTAGATGCCACCGTGTTTGCGCACTTACGGCAGTTTGATATCAGTGATGATCTGAGCCTGCGTGTAGCACCCACCATCATCAACAACCGTGCGCTGGGTATTCAGCTCAATATTTCCCTTAGTCCCCGTAAAGCAAAAACGGGACTGGCTTTCAGATAA
- a CDS encoding porin family protein, whose product MKKLFFALAVITCVTVSTANAQKLLRFGIKGGANLGKIDGTGYDEAFKLGYHLGAFAQINLVKGFGIQPELVFSSTKAEVKNTSEFELDNEFQNLKETKPKLNYLSIPILANIDLGSPRFKLQVGPQFSILTSKKKNVFQEGKEAFKSGDFSAVGGLWLQLPIVNISARYVVGLSNVNDVTVAGATDPSKWKNQSIQLGVGITL is encoded by the coding sequence ATGAAAAAACTGTTTTTCGCCCTGGCAGTCATTACATGTGTAACCGTATCCACCGCCAACGCCCAAAAATTATTACGCTTCGGTATCAAAGGAGGCGCTAACCTCGGAAAGATTGACGGGACAGGTTATGACGAAGCCTTCAAACTTGGTTATCACCTGGGTGCTTTTGCACAAATTAATCTTGTAAAAGGATTTGGTATCCAACCGGAACTTGTTTTCTCTTCCACCAAAGCAGAAGTAAAGAACACTTCAGAATTTGAACTGGATAATGAATTCCAGAACCTGAAAGAAACCAAACCCAAACTGAACTACTTAAGCATTCCCATCCTGGCAAACATCGACCTGGGCTCTCCCCGTTTCAAGTTGCAGGTAGGTCCGCAATTCAGCATCCTCACCAGCAAAAAGAAAAATGTGTTCCAGGAAGGTAAAGAGGCATTTAAAAGCGGTGACTTTTCCGCAGTAGGTGGTCTCTGGCTGCAATTACCCATCGTAAATATCAGTGCCCGTTACGTGGTCGGTCTTTCTAATGTGAACGATGTTACGGTAGCTGGTGCCACAGATCCCAGTAAATGGAAAAACCAATCCATTCAGCTGGGTGTTGGTATCACCTTATAG
- a CDS encoding RrF2 family transcriptional regulator, protein MLSKKTQYAFHALIYLAENVDKGPILISEIASEKSISIKFLENILLELKNAGILGSKKGKGGGYYLMRTPKEIPLARIIRLLDGPIALLPCVSLNYYERCENCKDEAVCGLHEVMSKVRDATLKLLENKSLKDILTRD, encoded by the coding sequence ATGCTGTCTAAAAAAACACAATATGCGTTTCACGCATTGATATATCTGGCCGAAAATGTTGACAAAGGGCCTATCCTGATATCAGAGATAGCGTCCGAAAAAAGTATTTCCATTAAATTTTTGGAAAATATATTGTTGGAATTGAAAAATGCCGGAATTTTAGGGAGTAAAAAAGGGAAAGGCGGGGGATATTACCTCATGCGTACGCCAAAAGAGATTCCGCTGGCCCGTATCATCCGCTTGTTGGACGGCCCTATTGCCCTTCTGCCCTGTGTGAGCCTGAATTACTACGAACGCTGCGAAAACTGTAAAGATGAAGCAGTATGCGGCCTGCATGAAGTGATGAGCAAAGTAAGGGATGCCACACTTAAACTATTGGAAAACAAGTCTTTAAAAGATATCCTCACAAGGGACTAA